The DNA sequence AGTTCGCCCTATTGCTCAAATTTGAAATTAAACGGCCAAAATCCCTTGTCCGTTCCGCCTAACACCAGCGTGAATATGACTTACACCAAATCTCCTGGCAATTCCAGGCCATATCGTTATATTTCCAAGCCTGGAGGAGGTTGGGATTCTCTTAGCAGCGATACTTTTACCGCTCCTGCAACCCAAGGTGACTATCAGGTGATTATTAATCTTTACAATGCCGAATGCAATGCTTTTTGTTCTTGGAATGATGATTGGTACACGGCCAATGCCTGCCCGGCCAGTTCTTACAGCCGAATTGGTTATGATTGCGGGGGAGGATGTAGTGCTACTTTGAGGGTGACGACAATCACGCCGACTCCGACTCCGACTCCAACCCCCACCGCCAGCCCAACGCCGACCCCAACACCGACGGTTCCACCAACGAATTGTCCAAGTTGGGTGAGTTTGGATGATGTTTTGCGGTCGGATGGAAAGTACAATAAGGCGATTTCTTGGCAAAATGTGGCTAATGAAGACGGTTATCGGATTTTACGCTGTACCGGAGCGGGTTGTAACCCAACGCCACCAGCCTTAACAACAGTTGGCAAGAATGTAACCTCTTACACCGACACCAATAATAACAATGGTTTTGGCCCAGGAACTTGGGTTTATGAAATTAGACCGTTTAAAGATGGTTGTGCCGAACTAAATTGTTCTGATTATCCTAATGTGATTGCTACTCCAACCCCAACTCCTACCCCCACTCCCACTGGGGCTCCTTCTTGTACCATTTCTTTATCTCCGGCTGATTTGACTTTGGAGGAGGGGGGAGAAGGGCCGCAGGTAGCCAGTACCAGCGGGACTGTTAACCGGGTTCGCTTTTTGTCCTTGGATCAGAGGTTTGCTTGTGTTTATCCGGTTGACAGCTGTGTTTCTTTGGTTGATGATTCTTCTTTGCCTTATTCAACTACCATCAGAGGAGTTTCCCAAGGCTCAACCCAAATCGTTGGTTATGCTTATTTAAATCCCGATGATGGGAATCCCGATTGTTCGGATCCCACCCCGGTGACAGTGGCTGCTCCTTCAGCTTGGTTTCAAACCCGACCCAACCCGACACGAAACTTGCCAAATCGCGTCATCAGTGATAAAATCCGATCGTTAGCCATCCAATTCAACTGGGAACTCGTTATCCATGACCCTTCGAAGCACCGCACCGCGAATATTGCTGCTCGCATTGCTGCTGGCATCCGCGGCCCCGCTTGCCGCCCGCGCTGATGGCCCTGACTATGACATCCCCCGCAATTGGATTCTGCCCTGGGCCTGCGGCGAGGAGCACCTGGTCACCTGGGATTGGGATGACCACTGGGCAAATGGCCGAGTTCGTGGTTTAGCCATTGATTTTCGAATGGCCACAGGGACGCCTGTCCTGGCCCCCGCGGCGGGGACGGCGTATTTCCGCACCGACACGAGCGCCAGAGCCAGCAACCTGGGGAACTATGTGGACCTATACGTGGGCGATTGTTGGCTGATCCGTCTCGCTCATCTGCGCGATGCGCAATCTGGCAGCCGCAAGGTCCTGGCCGGCGAGCAAATCGGGGTCTCTGGTTCCTCGGGTGCATCGGCACCACACCTGCACCTGGAGATCTTGGTCAAGCGCTTTAATGCCTGGTGGGACCAGCCAGACCTCAGCCAGATGACGGACCTTTTCGGTCACCCGCTGGACGATCTCAGGGAGGGCAACTGGGTTGCCAACGACACCTGCCCCGGCGCCCCTGCCTTAGGCGGTGATCCAATCGTGGAACCACAGACCGCACCACTTGGCGAGCCAGTCGTCATCGCTGTAACGATCCGCAACACCGCTTGGACGCCGCTGGCTTTCGAGGCCATGCAGATAACAGCCACCGGCCCTGCGGGGCAAGAAATCCGCGGCGAGACCAGGGGCACCTGGCGCCTGGACGGCACGGCGCAGGTAACCGTGAGAGTCTCCCTCTGGCCCAGTCATGCGGGAACTTGGCAACTCGGGCACGTGGCCTGCATCTCCGGCGCACAACGCTATGAATTGCCCTCCGGCGGCACTTTTGAAGTGCTGGACTCGCCACTCCGAGTGGTGAGCCTAGATGTACCACCCACCGCAAAAATGGGGCAGAACCTCTCCGTCACCGTGAAGGTCCAGAACACGGGATATCAGGATATATTGGCAGATGACTTGGAGATCCGAGGCGTACAGCCTGATGGTAAGCCCTTTATTGCCCGCCTGTGGGGTCCGGCATGGATCAAAGCGGGGGCTACGTCGCAATTCACCCTGACCAGCGAACTGGTTGCTGCAGCGATTGGAACCTGGAGGCTGACGGAGATCGGCTACATAAAAGAGGGGCATCCCTTTACTCTGGGCCAGGTTCAAGGCCAGACAGTAGTTTCTGGGGCCTCGCCTTCAGTGGAGGAGCTACGCGCCTTCTCCTCGCCAGGCCGGATCACAGTTATCTTCCGTCTGAAGAACGATGGAAGTGAGCCTTTTGCGCCGGATAGCATCGAGGTCTGGGGATGGAAGCCCGACGGTGTGGAGAGTTTCCACGCACAGTCAACTAACCCGATCTCCGTGTTACCCGGCCGCTCTGCTGTGATCGCGTTGAGCACCGAGACGGATGAGATAGCCGGCAACTGGCAGATCGCGGAAGTCGGTTATTGGCTCGGTGGCGCATTTTACCGTTTGGAAGTGGACGAATTACCAGAAGTGTGGGTGCGATAATCACCCTCTGCGTTCCTTGATGTACTCCAGCGCTGCCAGAGCAGCCCGACAGCCATCTCCTACTGCAGTCGCTATCTGGAGGGGTTTGCCAGTTACGTCCCCTGCAGCGAACACCCCGGGCACATTGGTCCTAGTGTCGCGGTCCACCGCGATATAGCGCATCTCCTGGTCCATGTCCAAGCCCAGCGCGGTTGCAAAGCGCAACGCGGAGGCTGAGCCTAACGTGAGGAACGCCGCTGTCACTGGTACCACCTCGCCAGAGTCTAACTCCAGGCCGGTCAGGAAATTATCGCCGCGAAAGGCTACGATCTTGTCGTGTCGAATGGGAATCTGGTGCGCCCGCAACCTTTCCTGGAGCGCTGGGGACATTTCTAGCGGCAAGCCATGAGTGAAAACGGTGATGCGCTCGGTGAATTCAGTCATCTCCAGAGCCTCGGTGGCGGCCAGATTGCCACTGCCGATGAACGCCACCGCCTCGCCAGCATAGAGGGGGCCGTCACACAGCACACATTCGTGTACCCCCTTGCGGTAGAACTCCTCTTCGCCCCGCACCCCAGTGGACTGGCGCTCCGCGCCCGTGGCGATGACCAACGCCAGGCCACGATAAGAGATGCCATCGGCAGTGTGGAGGATAAAAGTACCGTCTGCATGAATGCGCGCGTTCACGATTTCCTTCTCGATAATTTCGGCCCCGAAGTTGCGGGCTTGCTGTATCCCTCGGGCCAAGAGTTCGGGTCCGGGGATAGGTTCTGGAAAGCCCAAGTAAGTTTCGATGTGGCCAGCCTTAGCCAACCGCCCTACTCCAGGCATGGTGAACGCCGCCACTTGAGCACGGCGTCGCGCCGCGTAGATAGCCGTGGAGAGCCCCGCCGCCCCCGCACCGATAATGAGAAGATCACGAGTCTCTTGCCCAGATGTTTCTCTTTCCATTTCCCCATTTATCCCAGCAGAGTAGATAGTGCTACTATCCCGCTCCGGCCATCGTCCCGCCATCTACAGTGATGACCGCCCCATTGACGAAGGAGGCCTCTTCCGAAGCCAGGAAAAGGGCTACCCGTGCCACTTCTTCTGGAAGCCCGCGCCGACCCATCGGACTGCGGCCCTCCCGGGCCCAGCGCAGACGCTCCGGGGCAGCGGCGATGCTTTCGTAATAGGCTCGCTCCTCGGGCTCCAAGGAGGCCAGGAATTCACGGTACTTCGCTTCATCGCCGTAGGCCTCATTGAAGCGCTGCAAATTGCCCGTGCTGATAGATCCAGGGCAAATGCAGACTGCACGGATACCTTGTTTCACGTGATCCAGGGCCAGGCAGCGCGTCAAGTTGATGACACCAGCCTTGGATGCGGCGTAGGCAGCGGCAGCTGGATAGCCGCTCATCCCGCGCGTCGAACCAATGCTGATGATCACGCCCCCACCGCAGTGGATCATCGCCGGCACCGTGTACTTGCAGCATAGAAATGTGCCCTTGAGGTTGACGGCGATAGTGCGGTCCCAATCCTCTTCGGACGTATCGGGCACAGTAGCGAAAACGCCTGTACCCGCGTTGTTCACCAAGATGTCCAGTCGGTGGAAAGCGGCAATGGTGGCCTGCACCATTTGCTGCACTTGCGCGGCAATGGACACATCGGTGGGCAAAGGCAAAGCCCGGCCACCCGCAACGCGAATCTCATCGGCGACACGGCGTATATCGGCCTCCGTCCGGGCCGCTAATGTCACCGCTGCGCCTTCGGCGGCGAAAAGCCTGGCGATGGCTTCACCGATGCCTCGGCCCGCCCCTGTCACAATGGCGACTTTACCCCTGAGTCTCATAAATCCACCTCTATGTGCATTCTAATTCCAGATTGCTATCACGTCAAAGCGAATGGCAGCGGTGTCTAAACGCCGGGAATCGAGCGCGCGTCGCAAGACGCGCTGGAGAAGCGCAGGAAAGTGTATAAACGTAAAATTAACGTTTCCTCATCGTAACTAATTTCACACTTTGGCGTCTTTATAATTGCACTTTGGCCATAAGAAACCATTCCGGACATTCAGAGCATCACGCCAGGTAGGATAGTTCGTCCAGCGCCACACACTGTTAGGGGGCTCCATGTACATCGGCTTCAGTTTGCCCCTCGACCTGGTCTTGGGATGGCTTGAAAGCAGGATTCAGGGCCCTTGGGAAAAAGCATTCCGAGATATCCCTGAACCATTGGCTTTCTTGCATAATCTGGGGATCAGGTATATCGAGCTGAAACTGCCAGTCGAAGCAACACCCGTCGGGGTAAGCACAGCCTACAACCATCTGCGCGACGTCGGCTTTGAGGTCTGCTACCATCTGCCCTCCGCGCACCATTTCGAGCGCGAGCGGGTGCGGAGAACAGCGAAGTCCTACGGTCAGCGCATAAGTGCGTTGACAGAGGCAGTGATCCACAGCGGTGGCAACCCAACAGTTGTGGTCATGCATGGCTATGCCAGCCCCGTTCTTAACAAAAACGTGGTCCACCGGCGCACCATCTGGGTTGGCCGCGTGTTGGCCCACGTGCTCGGCCGCGTTGGCTGGACGGTTTCATTGGAGTTGTGCGCCCAGCAGAAGGGGATCACGCGCTCCGGGGAGACCTATGACGAGATCCTGTATGACGTCGAGCGCGTCAAGTCCGGGCTCCTCCACGCATGTTGGGATTGGGGGAACGCCACTGCCAATGCTCTTCTCGGGTTGATGCCATTCACCCCGCGAGTGGAGTACTTGCAGCGGGTGGTTCACGTGCATGCTCACGATTGCCGTGATGGGGTCACTCACCTGCCCTTAGGCTCAGGCTCCGTACCGTTGGCCGAGTACGCTCGAGCATTAGAAGTTATGGGCTATCAGGGAGCAGTGATCCTGCAACTTTGGCCCGAACTTATGACACAGCCAGCCGAGTTTCCACGCCACGTGGAAGAGAGCGTGTCGCGGCTGATGGACGCCATTAAGCAGCATTCCGCCCTTTCATTGCCAGATTCGCACTCGTATCTTACTCAACCCGCCGCACGATAACCCGGTGCACGATTTCGTCGCCGTCGCCATTGCAGTTAAGGCGAAAATCTGCCCCACCAGGCATGCCGTTGCCGAAATACGCATCGGCCAGTGTCCAAGTGTAATCTACCCAACTATCCGCCGGGCCCAAGTCCGACCCCTTCACTACGGTGCGCACCACGTCTAACCCGGCGCGGTTCTTGTACTCCAGCGCCAGAGTGTCGGTCCCCTGGTTCACGAAAGTTACAGTAACGGTGTAGATGGCCGCGCCCCCGCTGGCTGCCGGCTCTGCGAAGGCCAAAGCAGTCGCATCGTCCACATCAAAGGACATATACGGGTTGCCGGAACCCTGGTCCGTGCGGCGTGCCGAATGCCACGCGTAGGGATGATTACGGGCTGGAGCGGGTATTTGTGCACGCCCTTCCTCGCCCGTTAAGGCCACGGCTTGATTACCGGGGATGTCCCCACGTCGGTAGAGCCAGAAAGCCAGATCGCCGCGGTGTGGTCCCACGCGATGCACTTTCCCATCGCTTCCCATCCATACCACGTCCCCAAGAGTCGTCTCCCGCAACACCGTCCACACGCTCGGCGTATCCTGTGGCGACACGCCCAGATGCGTGCGCACGAAATCCAGGAGCGGGAAACCGGTTACCTGCTCCGCATCGTAGCCCTGGAAGATGTTGACCAACTGGATGTCTAGGATGTCGGGATGATGAGAGAGGGCTTCCATGTAGAACCAATAGGCGCTATCTTGCGCTGTGCCAATGGCGCCTGCGGGCTCGAAACCCACCAGAATATGTCCATGATAGAGGTCGGCGAAGCCTGTTACCCCACCCACCAGTACCCCATCCAGATACGATTCGGCGTTAGGGTGGTCCACCATCATCCCGTTCACCTTCACGCCAGTGGTTGGGTTGGGCAGCGAGACGGCTTTCTCCGCCACTTGGGGGATGAGGTGGAGCGTGGGCTGGATAAAATGCGGCGTGTGAGGGAAGGCAGTGTTATAAGTTTCCATGAGGTGCAGCACCCACTCCTCGAAGGCAGGTTCATTGCCAGACTGATGATATTTGCACGCGCCCAAGTTCTTGCGCTGCGCCGTCTCGCCATCCACGCCGGTAGCGATGAGTACGAAAGCCAGGTTGGAGAACTGGGGGTTTTTGTCGTAGTGGCGGCCCATCTCCAGCACGAATTGGTCGAACCAGTATTGCCAGGTGGGGTCGGCGAAAGGTGGGGTGCAGAAAGGTTTGCATGGGCCAGGGCCATCGGGGTCCAGACAGTCCGAGATAGGCCTGCCCATTTCCTCCCCCACCCAGGTCGGGGTGTAGTTCTGGCCGTAGGAGTCCTCTTTCTCGATCAGATCCCACGTGTTGATCATCAGGCCCACCGGTTTGGGTATCACGGTGCCATCGGGGAGTGTTACAGTCATGGACTGGGCAAACAATATGTAGTCGTCGGTTTTGGTCCAATCATAGACGCCTTTTTCGGGGTTCAGGTCGCGCCAACTGAAACTGGTCCAGCCGCCCAGCGCGCCCACTTGCGGGATGCCGACGAAGTTCTGGCGTTGCCAGTTGGGGTTGCCCCAATCGCCGTTGATCCAGTCGTTCATGACAAAGATGACAGGAGGAAGCGCTTTGATGCCAATGGTAGGAGTCGGCGTTGCAGTGAGGGTCGGAGTGGGTAGAGACGTAGGCGTGGCTACCGGTGTGGGAGTCGGCGTGCAGCCTGCTAAGAGCAGTAAAACGATAAGAGTGGCAACCTTGCAGTAGCGGATAGTACAAGCCATAGGTCTAATATCTCCACCGCGAGATCTGTTGGCCGTCCGCGTCATAGAGGATGGCCTCGTCGCCAGCGTTCCGCCAAATATACGACCTTGTCCAGAATAGATCCAACGGTGGCACATCGATGGCGTCGGGGCCACTGTGGATTCGCACGCGGCCAAGGGCTGGGATTACACAGTCGGCGGGGAAGTAGTAGGTCTGCGAACCAACGACGCTGAGGAGCCTCCAACCAGCCATCGCCTGTGGCCCGCCACGGTTCTCGATGGTCACTATCTCATCAGTCTGGTCGTAGAGGATATCGGCGATGCGCAGGTCACTGGGGCCACCAATGTGGCCGCACTGGGTAATAGGCATGTATATAAGAATGCTGGGGATGGGGGTAACATCGGCCAACTTCGCCGCGCTGGGAGTGCCGAGTAGAAGCAGTGGCAATATCGCCAGCAACAACAGACAGCGGAACGCAGTGTTCATCCCCTGCGCCTCAGGCGCCTGGCTTGATCTTCGCCCGCCACTTTCTGAGCGCCTCGATGTGCTCGCGTTCGTGATCCAAATCGATGAGGATCAGTTTACCCAATGGCCCTACCTGGCTCCACGGGTAGGTCCCTTCGCGCTTTAAGTCCTCATCGTTGATTTCGTCCAGGAGCGCCATCGTCCGTCCGCGCACGGTGAAGAACTCCTCCAGCACCCGCTCCCATGACCAGGCTCGCCGTTCCTGGACGGCACGGTCGTTCCAGTGGTCCAGTTCGCCCTCTTTGATTTCGAAGCAATAGGGTTCACAGCCAGTCTCGAAGAAGTTGGGGAAGGCCTTGAGCGCCTCACCATCCCAGTAGCCAATGTGGCCCACTACATCGTGTACCGACCACTGCCCGACTGCGCCGGGCATTCGTCGCTCACTTTCCTCTAGTCCCTCCACGACCTTCAACAATGCCGCGGAGTTCTCGTTCATCGCCGCAATCAATTCCGCCTTGGTCATCGCTCGCCTCCGTTCTCACATTTTCGGTAGATGGATGGCCCGACCTGCGGCACCCGATGCCGCCTCGGCCAAGGCCTCGCTCAGTGTGGGATGAGCGTGCACGGTGCTCTCGATCTCATCCAGTGTAGCCTCCATAGCGATAGCCAATGCCGCCTCGTGGATCAGATCGCTGGCATGTGGGCCAACGATGTGCACACCCAGCACCTGACCGTACTGCTCATCGGCCACCACCTTTACAAACCCATCGTATTCTCCACTGGCCAGTGCCTTGCCGTTGGCGCGGAAGGGGAACCGCCCGACACGCACTTTATAGCCCTGTTCCACCGCCTGCTTCTCGCTCAATCCAACCGTGGCCACTTCAGGCGAAGAGAAAACGCAAGAAGGGACACTTTCATAGCAGATGGTGCGTTCGTTTCCGAGGGCATTCTCCGCGGCCACCATGCCCTGATGCATTGCCACGTGGGCCAGGAGCATCTTGCCCGTTACATCGCCGACGGCGTAGATGTGCGGCACGTTAGTCCGCAGATGCTCATCCACCACGATCCCGGATTTCTCGGCCTTCACTCCTGCCGCTGCCAGGTCTAGCACCTCGACGTTGGGCCGCCGTCCCACAGCCATGAGCACCAGGTCCCCTTCTACCGTCTTCTGCGTCCCTCCCTGGGAGAAGATCAATCGCGCCGTCCGATCCCCGTGCTCGATGCTGGAGACCTGTGCCCCGACGTACGTCTCCACTTTGAGCCGCTTTAACTGGCGAGCGATCTCGGCCCCCAGTTCTTCGTCCAGCGTGGGCAGAACAGCGGGCAGCATCTCTACCACTGTTACTTTGACGCCGAGTTGCGCGAAAAGGGTGGCGAACTCCACGCCGATGGCCCCTGCGCCGATGATGGCCAGGCTGGCAGGCAGTGACTCCAGGGCCAAGGCAGCAGTGCTATCTATGACCCGCGGACCATCGGCCCCGGGGATAGGAGGTTGGGCGGAGCGAGAGCCGGTAGCGATGATAATGTTCCGGCCCTCGATACGCTGGCCATCCACCTCCACGGTTGTAGGTGATATGAACTTCGCCGTGCCTTTCACTATCTCGACGCCGGCTTTGTCGAGTAAGACTCCCACGCCTCCTGAGAGTCGCTTGACCACGTCGGCCTTGCGTTTCTGCATGACTGGCCAGTCGGGTGTCACATCGCCATTGACCCGGACGCCATACTTCGCAGTATCACGGGCCAGGGTATAGACCTCGGCGCTGCGGAGAAGAGTTTTGGTGGGGATGCAACCCCAGTTGAGACATACCCCGCCCAGGGCTTCTTTCTCCACCAAGGTGACGCTGGCGCCAAGTTGTGCTGCACGTAAGGCAGCCACATAGCCACCTGGCCCCGCACCAATGATGAGGATATCCTTGACAGCCACCACGCGTTCTCCTTTAGCGAAGAGTTGTTGATATTCTACTCGACTGTGGTGGGCGCGCAAAACGGCGCTGGTTGGGATTGGCTCCTCATGATACAAGAATTACGGCCAAGTGGGTAAGGAAGCCTCAGTGCGAATGTGGCGACACACGGCCGTGCATCCCTTATGTCGAATGGCTTGGCGTATCTGATCGGGGAATTTCCGGGGGTATTGACATATTTAGCAGCCCTGGATTTGATCTGTGGGCTGATTCGCACTATAATTTATACCACTTGACAAGACGCAAATAAGTGCAACTCCAGCGAGGATACACAATTGAATTGAGGTGAAGGAAAAGGCGATGACCACAAAACTCCTTGAAAAGGTGTTTTCCGAAATTTCTAAACTCCCCGCCCAAGAGCAGGATACTTTTGCAGCCTGGATTCTGGAAGAACTTGCCTCGGAACACCGCTGGGATGAGCTATTTGCAGGCTCGGAAGATATGCTAGCCGCACTGGCTGAAGAAGCACTTGCCGAGCATCGGGAAGGGCGGACGCAGGTGCTTGATCCAGACAAACTATGAAATCCCGCACAACCGAGCATTTCCGCAAAGCCTTTCAGCAATTGCCGCCACGCATTCAGCGTCGAGCCAGAGAGGCCTACAAACGCTTCATCAAGGATCCATATCATCCGAGTTTGCGCTTCAAGCGAGTCCACCCCACAAGGCCAATTTACTCCGTGCGAATTAGCCTTAACTATCGTGCCCTTGGAATTCTTGAGGGAGATGAGATCATTTGGTTTTGGATTGGCTCGCACGCGGAGTATGATGCGCTGCTCTCACGACGGTAAGGCGGCCCAATAAACTAATTTGGCGGTAGCAACGCCGCAGGAAAAAGCCGCATCGTTGTGAGTTGTAATGTGCAGACATTTGGATTGTGCAAATGAATGTGCCGGCGTAAAACGTAAAGGTTCGGTCAATCAGAACTCGTTTGGCGACACAAATCGCATTTATGGAAAGGAACGCTCACATGAAAACCAAGAAATTCACCATCTTGCACTCAAATGACATGCACGGGGATTTCTTCGCAGAACTCAAAGGGGCTGAAGGCCGCCTTGTCGGTGGACTGTCCATACTCTCCGGCTATATCAACAAGGTGCGAAGGGAAGAAGAAAATGTCCTGTACATCATCTCGGGCGACATGGTACGGGGGTCGCTGATTGACTCTGAATACAAAGGAATCTCCACCATCGAGATCATGAACTACCTGGCGCCGGATGTCGTTACACTGGGGAACCACGAGTTTGATTACGGGCTTCCCCACCTGCTCTTCCTCGAGAAGATGGCTAATTTCCCCATTGTTAACGCCAACCTGTATATCCGCAAGTACCAGAAGAGGCTGATGCGCCCATACCTCATCATAAACAAGGCAGGTTTTGACATCCTGTTCATTGGCGTCATCACCGAATCCGTCTTGGACGCATTGCAGATGGATGGAGAAATTGCCAGTTTCATTTCGTTAGAGGAAGCAAGCGCCGAGGTGGGGAAAATATGCAATGCTTACAAAGATGAGGACATTGACCTGACCATCCTTCTCACCCACATCGGCTTCGACTCGGACAAAGAACTGGCAGCGCTGCTGAAACCGGAGTGGGGTGTGGATATGATTATCGGCGGCCACTCCCATACCATTCTCGAGCAACCAGTGATGGTCAACAACGTTCTGATTGCGCAGGCGGGTGTCGGCACAGACCAAATCGGGCGGTTCGACATCGTGGTGGACGATGATACCAACAGTATCGTAGAGTACAAATGGCAACTCATCCCAGTAGACAACCGCCTTGCCGAACCGGACGCCGAACTGCAGCGTTATATTGACTCATTCAAAGAAGTCGTGGACAGGAAATATAACACGATCATCTGCAAGTTCGCGCAGAAACTAACGCACCCGCGGCGGGAGGAAGAAACAGCGCTGGGGAACCTATTCGCGGACATCTTTGCCGAGCGAGCCCAGGTGGACGTAGCGTTGATCGGCAGTGGCTCTATCCGGGCACCCGAGTTGGGCCCACTGGTTACCTTGGGCAACCTGAAGGCTGTCTTCCCGTATGATGGCCCGCTTTTCAAGTGCGTCGTCACTGGCGCGCAGTTGAAGAGGATCTTCGCCTACGTTATGCGGGCCGAAAATAGGACGGGTGAGGGAGATTGCTATCAGATCAATAGAGGCGTCCGTGCAGTTTACGATGAAAGGAATAGGAGGCTGGAGTCGCTGACCGTCCAAGGCCAACCGGTGCAAGACGACAGACGCTATACCATCTGCCTGCAGGATTATCATTACAAGAATTCCGCTAAGAAGATCAGTCTGACAAATGAAGAACTGGCCGCTCTTGAGCCCCCGCGTGTTGTCACGACGTCGGTCTGTGATGTGCTCGAGGAATACCTGCGGGGACACCAGAATCTGAACAGCAAGGTCGAAGGGAGGCTGGTGTACAAAAATATCCCATCAGCCTGATCGCAAGCCTTCGCCCAAGGACCCAAAATATGCGAAGTGACCGGGAGCGAGAATGAAGATCATCATCGCCGGCCACCCTCGTGGGGGCACTACCTGGTTCGCCCACCTGTTACGGGCACATCCGAAACTCCGCTTGGTACTGGAGCCGTTCAACCACACTCGCAACCAGAGCATGGAACTGCACGGTCTGAGGGGCGAAATCATCCATCGCTTGGGCGAATGGAGACAGACAGATACCGATGTGTACGGGAGGATTCGCCGCCGACTGGGCCAGGGAGTGCTGGATCGTTACGCCGCCGCGTGCTGTGAGTACGAGCGGAATCTGCCCTGGGTTCCCTCAGCGGCACTCACAGAGGCGCAACGCCAGGCATTGGCAGATATGGTCAACGTTTTCTTTCAGGCCACCCAGGCGGATGGGTTCAAAGCAGTGTGGGCGGGGTTGAAACTGCCCGTCTTCTACGAGGCTGTCCGCGCCCTTGACCCAGACACGCGACTGATCTTCCTCCAGCGCGACTTCGACGGCGTCCTGGCTTCCTGCCACAGGCGAGATTTCTGGTACTGGTTCGAAACGCCCCACCATAACCTCTATGCCCACCGGGCATCCCTCTCGCCCGACTGTCGCCTGATCGCCGATGCCTTTGGCGATTGGACCCTGCCCCCGCAGCGCCTCTACACCTGCTGGTTGGTGCTCAACTACAACGACATCCAGGACACGGAGCGTTGCGGTGGGCTGGTGATGCGCTACTCTGACCTAACACAAGATTGCCTGACCACAGTGGAAAGAGTTCTGCGCCACCTGGGCCTGGAGGTAACTCAGCAGGTACAATGCGCTGCTCGGAACACGAATCGCGATGCCAGCGATAACCCATACGATGCGCGGCGCGATCTATCTCGCCTTCGGCGTGAGAACGAGGAGATCGCCAGTGCTTACGATGGCCTGCTTCGTGAGGCGCGCCGCCGGACCTTGGCGCTGCGGAGATATGTCAGTCGACCAGAGTTGTTGGAGGCATTGGCGCCGTAAGGAGAGTGTAGCACGTCACGCCCCTGAGTGCCAGACATTCCTGTTGTTGTTTGATAGGTCAATTTATGCTACAATCCAACCGCAACGCTAATTTGCTCACAACTGGGATAGGAAGGCGTACTATGACAACGAAAGCGAAAGTAGCAGCACTCTACACCAAGCCCGAGACGGTGTTGGACGACTACGAACGGCTGATACACCTGGCCGATTTCACAAAG is a window from the Chloroflexota bacterium genome containing:
- a CDS encoding sulfotransferase, translating into MKIIIAGHPRGGTTWFAHLLRAHPKLRLVLEPFNHTRNQSMELHGLRGEIIHRLGEWRQTDTDVYGRIRRRLGQGVLDRYAAACCEYERNLPWVPSAALTEAQRQALADMVNVFFQATQADGFKAVWAGLKLPVFYEAVRALDPDTRLIFLQRDFDGVLASCHRRDFWYWFETPHHNLYAHRASLSPDCRLIADAFGDWTLPPQRLYTCWLVLNYNDIQDTERCGGLVMRYSDLTQDCLTTVERVLRHLGLEVTQQVQCAARNTNRDASDNPYDARRDLSRLRRENEEIASAYDGLLREARRRTLALRRYVSRPELLEALAP
- a CDS encoding bifunctional metallophosphatase/5'-nucleotidase, translating into MKTKKFTILHSNDMHGDFFAELKGAEGRLVGGLSILSGYINKVRREEENVLYIISGDMVRGSLIDSEYKGISTIEIMNYLAPDVVTLGNHEFDYGLPHLLFLEKMANFPIVNANLYIRKYQKRLMRPYLIINKAGFDILFIGVITESVLDALQMDGEIASFISLEEASAEVGKICNAYKDEDIDLTILLTHIGFDSDKELAALLKPEWGVDMIIGGHSHTILEQPVMVNNVLIAQAGVGTDQIGRFDIVVDDDTNSIVEYKWQLIPVDNRLAEPDAELQRYIDSFKEVVDRKYNTIICKFAQKLTHPRREEETALGNLFADIFAERAQVDVALIGSGSIRAPELGPLVTLGNLKAVFPYDGPLFKCVVTGAQLKRIFAYVMRAENRTGEGDCYQINRGVRAVYDERNRRLESLTVQGQPVQDDRRYTICLQDYHYKNSAKKISLTNEELAALEPPRVVTTSVCDVLEEYLRGHQNLNSKVEGRLVYKNIPSA